A region from the Paludicola sp. MB14-C6 genome encodes:
- a CDS encoding MgtC/SapB family protein, translating to MKLLEYLSQLNTWSIIVRLLLAVICGGIIGIERGRRRQAAGFRTHILVCMGSALVMLTNIFIVMEYSPGQDPTRIAAQVVSGIGFLGVGTIIITGNKQIKGLTTAAGLWASACMGLAIGAGYYLPAIAACGLIFLVMTVLNNVDKWAYQHSKVMELYIEFQDIQYVSGFLSEIRIREMRSSNLELTKSKVPGETTISALMTLYLPRRMEHSHVLSLLSEIEGINFIEEM from the coding sequence ATGAAGTTATTAGAATATCTGTCACAACTGAATACATGGTCAATTATTGTTAGATTGTTATTAGCAGTCATTTGTGGAGGTATTATTGGTATTGAACGTGGAAGAAGGCGTCAAGCAGCAGGTTTTAGAACACATATTTTAGTTTGTATGGGTTCTGCTCTTGTAATGCTGACAAATATATTTATTGTAATGGAATATAGCCCTGGTCAAGATCCAACAAGAATCGCAGCACAAGTAGTAAGTGGAATTGGTTTCCTTGGCGTTGGTACAATTATCATAACCGGTAATAAGCAAATTAAAGGTTTAACAACAGCCGCAGGACTTTGGGCATCTGCATGTATGGGATTGGCAATTGGTGCAGGATATTATCTTCCTGCAATTGCAGCTTGCGGTTTGATTTTTTTAGTTATGACTGTATTAAATAATGTCGATAAATGGGCTTATCAACATTCAAAAGTAATGGAGCTATACATAGAATTTCAAGATATTCAATATGTTTCTGGCTTTTTATCCGAAATTAGAATACGGGAAATGAGATCATCTAATTTAGAATTAACCAAAAGTAAAGTACCCGGTGAAACGACAATTTCCGCTTTAATGACATTGTATTTACCACGCCGCATGGAGCATTCTCATGTATTGAGCTTATTAAGTGAAATTGAAGGAATAAACTTTATTGAAGAGATGTAG
- a CDS encoding MGMT family protein — translation MKNTNTFQRIYEVVRKIPKGKVCTYGQIALLVGNSRLSRVVGYALHSNPDPKTIPCHRVVNRFGEVSSAFAFGGANRQVELLQIEGVSFIDETKVDLKKFMWYGE, via the coding sequence ATGAAAAATACAAATACGTTTCAAAGAATATATGAAGTCGTTCGTAAAATACCAAAAGGAAAAGTTTGCACTTATGGTCAAATTGCGCTTCTTGTTGGAAATTCAAGATTATCAAGAGTAGTCGGCTATGCACTTCATAGCAATCCTGATCCAAAAACAATACCATGTCATAGAGTAGTAAACCGTTTTGGCGAGGTTTCCTCCGCTTTTGCTTTTGGCGGAGCAAATCGTCAAGTAGAATTGCTTCAAATCGAAGGAGTTTCTTTTATAGACGAAACTAAAGTAGATTTAAAAAAGTTTATGTGGTATGGCGAATAG
- the mch gene encoding methenyltetrahydromethanopterin cyclohydrolase: protein MISVNEKAVKLAEKMMHDPEAYKVKVYSICGANIIDAGVEASGGWEAAKLVTEILFGGLNEITLETFPERIGDVYYNAVHVHSDHVVLQQAGCNISGWELRPGKYAPVLAGPGRTVARKAGDWLEKYSDYSDKYHKAVLTVEKGTRMSEDEVQDLIDATGVEPQDLYIILAASGSTVCSVEVAARILEQTLHRMTEEKFNLDNIIEAHGFCVVPPVVKDDLIAMGRLNDVLMYGGQSTFTVDCEDSEIEAVIGKITSDKCSEYGNMFQKIYQEHGCDFYKVPMEMYSPAKVLIINQRTGKSFKAGEFNLAVLEKSFNYTVNDK, encoded by the coding sequence ATGATTAGTGTAAATGAAAAAGCAGTTAAGCTTGCTGAAAAAATGATGCATGATCCTGAAGCTTATAAAGTAAAGGTTTATAGTATCTGCGGTGCAAATATTATTGATGCAGGCGTTGAAGCGAGTGGTGGCTGGGAGGCTGCAAAGCTTGTAACTGAAATACTATTTGGCGGATTAAATGAAATTACCCTTGAAACATTCCCAGAACGAATTGGTGATGTTTATTACAATGCAGTACATGTTCATTCTGATCACGTTGTTCTACAACAAGCAGGCTGCAATATTTCCGGATGGGAATTAAGACCGGGAAAATATGCACCTGTATTAGCAGGACCTGGAAGAACGGTTGCACGTAAAGCCGGTGACTGGTTAGAAAAATACAGTGATTATTCAGACAAATACCATAAGGCTGTTCTTACAGTAGAAAAAGGAACCAGAATGTCTGAAGATGAAGTACAAGATTTAATAGATGCAACAGGCGTAGAACCACAAGATTTATATATTATCTTAGCTGCAAGCGGAAGCACAGTATGTTCTGTTGAGGTTGCTGCTAGAATACTTGAGCAAACTTTACATCGTATGACAGAAGAGAAATTTAATCTTGATAACATCATTGAGGCACATGGCTTTTGCGTAGTTCCTCCTGTAGTAAAAGATGATTTAATTGCGATGGGAAGATTAAATGATGTTTTAATGTACGGCGGTCAATCTACATTTACAGTTGATTGTGAAGATAGTGAGATTGAAGCGGTTATCGGAAAAATAACATCTGATAAATGTTCTGAATACGGAAATATGTTCCAAAAGATATATCAAGAGCACGGCTGCGATTTCTATAAGGTGCCAATGGAAATGTATTCTCCTGCGAAGGTTTTAATTATAAACCAACGAACTGGAAAAAGTTTTAAAGCTGGTGAATTTAATTTAGCAGTACTTGAAAAATCATTTAATTATACTGTTAACGATAAATAG
- the hydF gene encoding [FeFe] hydrogenase H-cluster maturation GTPase HydF gives MSLNNTPSANRLHIGIFGKRNSGKSSLINALTNQDVALVSNIAGTTTDPVYKAMEVRGIGACTFIDTAGFDDEGDLGKLRIDKTKQAVLKTEIAILVFTNVETAIEYEWYLLLKEHNIPVIAVINKADCLKNIEIISQTIKEQFELNPIIVSSVNRNGIDEVLIELVRNVPESFNNDSITKHLVNQGDVVMLVMPQDSEAPKGRLILPQVQTTRDLLDNQCIIISVTPEQMPNAIHSLKEPPKLIITDSQAFQAVYKMTPKESKLTSFSVLFAAHKGDLPTFIDGANAIDKLNANSKVLIAEACTHAPLSEDIGRVKIPMLLRKKYGQSLQIDIVSGVDFPDDVTAYDLIVHCGGCMFNKKYLLSRIERAKSSGVPITNYGVLLAKLNGILDKITM, from the coding sequence TTGAGTTTAAATAATACGCCAAGCGCAAACAGATTGCATATTGGAATTTTCGGAAAAAGGAATAGTGGCAAATCTTCCTTAATTAATGCTCTTACTAATCAAGACGTTGCTTTAGTGTCTAATATTGCAGGAACAACGACGGATCCTGTTTACAAAGCGATGGAAGTCCGCGGAATTGGTGCTTGTACCTTTATTGATACCGCTGGATTTGATGATGAGGGTGACCTTGGAAAGCTTCGTATTGATAAAACCAAGCAAGCTGTTTTAAAAACAGAAATTGCAATTTTAGTATTTACGAATGTTGAAACAGCAATAGAGTATGAATGGTACTTACTTTTAAAAGAACATAATATTCCCGTTATTGCTGTTATTAACAAGGCAGACTGCTTAAAAAATATTGAAATTATTTCCCAGACAATAAAAGAACAGTTTGAACTTAACCCAATTATAGTAAGTAGTGTTAATAGAAACGGAATAGATGAAGTACTTATTGAATTAGTAAGAAATGTACCTGAAAGCTTTAACAATGACAGTATTACGAAGCACCTAGTCAATCAAGGCGATGTTGTTATGCTAGTTATGCCGCAAGATAGTGAAGCTCCTAAAGGACGTCTCATTCTTCCTCAAGTGCAAACCACTCGTGATTTATTGGATAATCAATGTATCATCATTAGTGTAACACCTGAGCAAATGCCAAACGCTATCCATTCCTTAAAAGAACCACCTAAACTGATTATTACCGATTCCCAAGCATTCCAAGCAGTTTATAAAATGACGCCTAAAGAAAGCAAGCTTACTTCATTTTCTGTGCTGTTTGCGGCACACAAGGGCGATTTACCTACCTTCATTGATGGTGCAAATGCCATAGATAAGCTAAACGCTAACTCAAAGGTTTTGATTGCTGAAGCTTGCACACATGCTCCACTATCAGAAGATATTGGAAGAGTGAAAATACCAATGCTGCTGCGCAAAAAATATGGACAAAGCTTACAGATTGATATTGTAAGTGGAGTTGACTTTCCTGATGATGTTACAGCTTACGATTTAATTGTGCATTGTGGTGGCTGTATGTTTAACAAAAAGTATTTGCTGTCCCGAATTGAGCGAGCAAAAAGCTCTGGTGTACCAATTACGAATTATGGTGTTTTACTTGCTAAGTTAAACGGTATTTTAGATAAAATAACAATGTAA
- a CDS encoding PIG-L deacetylase family protein, whose protein sequence is MGIKMERLKRLGLTIMILSLFCMINFFTSVFAEEEKAQLLNESVQVSLDEKAAPTSIIDNKLATKYIFETEQTIKVNSNTPIKSIYILFQHTNNWILLYDKQITSCGLYGFLHEYVELTYEQNTVEMKFPKDTVICDIQIYSKGEVRSTVEKWQPPYEDADMLLLPTHADDEHIFFGGIMPYYAGQLNKKVQVAYLTNHKGEWYREHELLEGLWHVGIKAYPVISEFKDLYSESLDHAKKLYNNDEMLAYQVGLLRRFRPEVVIGHDLNGEYGHGVHMLNAHLLIQAITLSNDSTYMPESIKKYETFDVPKTYLHLYDKNQITMKIDEPLTSFHNKTAYEMAKEGFAKHKSQTKYFKVEDKGKYDCRKFGLYRSTVGLDKSGNDFFENIKIEEKPVVNFNKEKTESSNPVTSSTTQVKKEAKAQESLLRTIRGPICVILGIVIILFTLKLSARKRNRLNR, encoded by the coding sequence ATGGGAATAAAAATGGAACGATTAAAAAGATTAGGTCTTACAATAATGATATTGTCGTTATTTTGTATGATAAATTTTTTTACATCTGTTTTCGCAGAAGAAGAAAAAGCTCAACTATTAAATGAATCTGTTCAAGTCAGTTTAGATGAAAAAGCGGCACCAACAAGTATAATAGACAATAAATTAGCAACTAAATATATCTTTGAAACAGAACAAACAATCAAAGTGAATTCGAATACTCCAATTAAAAGCATATATATATTATTTCAGCATACTAATAATTGGATATTATTATATGATAAACAGATTACCTCTTGTGGATTATATGGCTTTTTACATGAGTACGTTGAACTTACATATGAACAAAATACCGTCGAAATGAAATTTCCAAAGGATACCGTTATTTGTGATATTCAGATTTATTCCAAAGGTGAAGTTCGAAGTACGGTTGAAAAGTGGCAGCCCCCATATGAGGATGCCGATATGTTGCTGTTACCTACTCATGCGGATGATGAACATATTTTCTTTGGTGGAATTATGCCTTACTACGCTGGACAGTTGAATAAAAAGGTGCAAGTCGCCTACCTTACAAATCATAAAGGTGAATGGTATCGTGAACATGAATTATTAGAAGGCTTATGGCACGTTGGAATAAAGGCATATCCCGTCATATCTGAGTTTAAAGATCTTTACTCTGAAAGCTTAGACCATGCTAAAAAACTATATAATAATGATGAGATGCTTGCTTATCAAGTTGGGCTATTGCGTCGCTTTCGACCTGAAGTAGTAATAGGGCATGATTTGAATGGGGAGTATGGTCATGGTGTACATATGTTAAACGCTCATTTACTAATTCAAGCAATAACATTGAGTAATGATTCTACCTATATGCCTGAATCTATAAAAAAATATGAAACTTTTGATGTTCCAAAAACCTATTTGCATTTGTACGATAAAAACCAAATTACAATGAAAATTGATGAGCCATTAACTAGCTTTCATAACAAAACAGCATACGAAATGGCGAAAGAAGGCTTTGCTAAGCATAAATCTCAAACTAAATATTTTAAAGTCGAAGATAAAGGAAAATATGATTGTCGAAAATTTGGACTCTATCGTTCTACGGTAGGGCTGGATAAGTCGGGTAATGATTTTTTCGAAAATATCAAAATAGAGGAAAAGCCGGTAGTAAATTTTAATAAAGAAAAAACGGAATCCTCAAACCCTGTGACATCTAGCACAACACAAGTTAAAAAGGAAGCAAAAGCTCAAGAATCGTTACTTCGTACTATTCGAGGGCCAATTTGTGTTATTTTAGGTATCGTAATTATTCTATTCACATTAAAACTATCCGCTCGAAAGAGAAATCGACTAAATCGTTAG
- a CDS encoding AraC family transcriptional regulator → MNLDFHTYGKKIFEGYALPMKFWNKDVFSDGLKQRDYYKLILIYSGTAFVLINDIRQIIVAPSILCMNESDKYYLELGTSVEAIAIAFHPQIINQNFDFDVLKKETYQTVNNNIQDAYWLNSFRWREEKCTGQLYLRPDNAKIIQFVMEKINESLEMQMHDWPCRSRTYLIELLFMLSRIPIIDEVFKHIEFYKDPAEIKEIILFIYTNYMNKIKMQDLTDKFHINRTSLTERFKAVTGYPIMEYIIRVRIYVASQMLRETLLPISEILNRVGFSDATHFSRMFKKHMGCAPSEYRSANCVML, encoded by the coding sequence ATGAATCTCGATTTTCATACATATGGTAAAAAAATATTTGAAGGGTATGCTTTGCCCATGAAATTCTGGAATAAAGATGTTTTTAGCGATGGATTAAAACAGAGAGATTATTATAAGCTGATTTTAATTTATTCGGGTACTGCTTTTGTTTTAATTAATGATATTAGACAAATTATAGTAGCTCCTTCTATTCTTTGTATGAATGAAAGCGATAAGTATTATTTAGAATTAGGTACTTCTGTAGAAGCAATTGCTATTGCTTTTCATCCTCAAATAATTAATCAGAACTTTGACTTTGACGTTTTAAAGAAAGAGACATATCAAACTGTAAATAACAATATACAGGATGCATATTGGCTTAACTCTTTTCGCTGGCGAGAAGAAAAGTGCACAGGACAATTGTATTTAAGACCAGATAATGCAAAAATAATACAATTTGTAATGGAAAAAATAAATGAATCATTAGAAATGCAAATGCACGATTGGCCATGCAGAAGCAGAACATATTTGATTGAATTGCTATTTATGTTATCACGTATACCGATTATTGATGAGGTTTTTAAACATATTGAATTTTACAAAGACCCAGCTGAAATAAAAGAAATTATTTTGTTTATTTATACAAATTATATGAACAAAATAAAAATGCAGGATTTAACAGATAAGTTTCATATAAACCGAACAAGCCTTACTGAAAGATTTAAAGCTGTAACGGGATATCCGATAATGGAGTACATTATTAGAGTACGAATCTATGTTGCTTCACAGATGTTAAGAGAAACATTGCTCCCAATTTCAGAAATATTAAATAGAGTTGGCTTTTCAGACGCAACACACTTTAGTAGAATGTTTAAAAAACATATGGGTTGTGCACCATCTGAATATAGATCAGCAAACTGTGTCATGTTGTAA
- a CDS encoding uracil permease codes for MKFKYKWWGKGDIDAAFGLFFDGFSKILTATGIMIYVFGMPASLVIGRIVPAIGFINFAGNLWYFFEAKKLAQKEQRHDVTSQPFGIGASQLTGWLYLIMGPVYWQTGDAMIAYKVGLAATFIGSFVEIMGGFCGRWIVKVVPQSALLGNMASAGIVWLSFVGMAFVFDKPIYAVLPLFIIIIDYLGKADKRFKKIPSGVIAIVIGTAISWATGYLTIDNLFTSFNQVGLYIPRPCFEEIFSGFKYIVPYLPIIIPLQINNFLSTLQGIESAKEAGDEYPECLSMVMDGVSTMVGSLFGNPFPTTVYFGHPGWKEIGARAGYSVIVAILYLLIGLTGLTGVVMAVIPSEVVIVLLIFVGFSVAQSTVKSMDKKYFTVILISMVPIVFQYIQVLIDSAIQAAGTTTAKIAFEKFAEFSVPMKGIQILSYGAFLSSLLIAGLLACVIDKKYINAGFFAVVLSASSMIGLIHCESLAFFPKTGVILGLVYLCVGAILFYKHYFVKKNGINTTEEDMIPNLN; via the coding sequence ATGAAATTTAAGTATAAATGGTGGGGAAAAGGTGATATTGACGCTGCATTCGGTCTGTTTTTTGATGGCTTTTCAAAAATATTAACCGCTACAGGAATCATGATTTATGTTTTTGGAATGCCTGCTTCACTTGTAATTGGTAGGATAGTTCCTGCTATTGGTTTTATCAATTTCGCAGGTAACCTATGGTACTTTTTTGAAGCTAAGAAATTAGCACAAAAAGAGCAACGACATGATGTAACCTCGCAACCTTTTGGCATTGGTGCCTCGCAGCTTACTGGTTGGCTTTACTTGATAATGGGTCCTGTGTATTGGCAAACAGGCGATGCAATGATAGCATATAAAGTAGGCTTAGCTGCAACGTTTATAGGAAGTTTTGTTGAGATAATGGGTGGCTTTTGTGGCCGTTGGATAGTAAAGGTAGTTCCACAAAGTGCTCTGCTTGGCAATATGGCTAGTGCGGGAATCGTTTGGCTCTCATTTGTTGGAATGGCGTTTGTATTTGATAAACCTATTTATGCAGTTCTTCCGTTATTTATCATTATTATTGATTATCTTGGAAAAGCAGATAAACGCTTTAAAAAAATACCTTCTGGAGTTATCGCAATTGTTATTGGTACGGCAATTTCATGGGCAACCGGATATTTGACAATTGATAACCTATTTACATCGTTTAATCAAGTAGGTTTATATATTCCTCGGCCTTGTTTTGAAGAAATATTTTCAGGATTTAAGTATATCGTTCCGTATTTACCAATTATCATCCCACTTCAAATAAATAACTTTCTTTCTACTCTACAAGGTATTGAAAGTGCAAAAGAGGCTGGAGATGAATATCCTGAATGCTTGTCTATGGTAATGGATGGAGTTAGCACGATGGTAGGCTCACTTTTCGGAAATCCATTTCCTACAACAGTATATTTTGGACATCCGGGATGGAAAGAAATTGGCGCTCGTGCAGGATATTCTGTTATAGTTGCGATTTTATATTTGTTGATTGGTTTAACAGGCTTAACGGGCGTGGTAATGGCAGTAATTCCTTCTGAAGTAGTCATTGTATTGCTCATATTTGTTGGATTTTCAGTTGCGCAGAGTACGGTTAAGAGCATGGATAAAAAATATTTTACAGTTATACTTATTTCGATGGTGCCAATTGTATTTCAATATATACAAGTACTTATTGATTCGGCTATACAAGCTGCAGGAACTACAACAGCAAAGATTGCATTTGAAAAATTTGCTGAGTTTTCAGTTCCAATGAAAGGTATTCAAATCTTAAGTTATGGTGCATTTTTATCTAGTCTTTTAATTGCTGGTTTATTGGCTTGTGTCATTGATAAAAAATATATAAACGCTGGCTTTTTTGCAGTTGTATTATCTGCAAGCTCTATGATAGGATTGATTCATTGTGAATCTCTCGCATTTTTTCCGAAAACAGGAGTTATTTTAGGCCTTGTTTATCTTTGTGTTGGAGCAATACTGTTTTATAAGCATTATTTTGTTAAGAAGAATGGAATTAACACAACCGAAGAAGATATGATTCCAAACCTTAATTAG
- a CDS encoding alpha-L-fucosidase, translating into MFDKEQYSKRIEWYKNARFGMFIHWGIYAIPARGEWVRNQEEISVEDYQQFFDEFNPQDYNPKEWAKICKNAGMKYAVLTAKHHDGFCLFDSKLTDYKSTNTKCGRDLVAEYLAAFREEGIKVGLYYSLLDWHHEDYPHYGDMHHPMRNNVALKDKVHNFDNYLDYMHGQVKELCTNYGQIDIMWFDFSYGDMRAEKWRATELVNMIRSYQPNVIIDNRLEVSGEGFGSLATNNPTVYSGDFVSPEQIIPPNGLLTDAGEPLTWEACITMNNNWGYNAKDTNYKPASTVIKKLVECVSKGGNMLINVGPDANGRIPNQSIAILSEVGNWMKLNHDSIYNCGIATIAKPENGRITRNGNKIYYHILENSIGSVPLYGIKREEVAKIRLLCDGSELKPVESWIVNNYPEIVFVDISSTPYLPDSIDTVVEVTLK; encoded by the coding sequence ATGTTTGACAAAGAGCAATACTCAAAAAGAATTGAATGGTATAAAAACGCAAGATTCGGTATGTTCATTCATTGGGGCATATATGCAATTCCTGCACGTGGTGAATGGGTTCGCAACCAAGAAGAAATAAGCGTTGAAGATTACCAGCAATTTTTCGATGAATTCAATCCTCAAGACTATAATCCAAAAGAATGGGCTAAAATTTGCAAAAATGCAGGTATGAAATACGCTGTATTGACTGCAAAACACCACGATGGCTTTTGCCTATTCGATTCAAAATTAACGGACTATAAATCAACTAACACAAAATGTGGCAGAGATTTAGTTGCAGAATATTTAGCAGCTTTCCGTGAAGAAGGAATCAAGGTTGGATTATATTATTCCCTTTTAGATTGGCACCATGAAGATTATCCGCATTACGGTGATATGCATCATCCTATGCGTAATAATGTTGCATTGAAAGACAAGGTACATAACTTTGATAACTACCTAGATTACATGCACGGACAAGTAAAAGAGCTTTGTACTAATTACGGTCAAATCGATATTATGTGGTTTGATTTCTCTTACGGCGATATGCGTGCTGAAAAATGGCGTGCAACAGAGCTTGTTAACATGATTCGCAGCTATCAGCCAAATGTTATTATTGATAACCGTTTAGAAGTTAGCGGCGAAGGATTTGGCTCACTTGCAACCAATAATCCAACGGTTTACAGCGGCGATTTTGTTAGCCCAGAACAAATAATCCCACCAAATGGCTTATTAACCGATGCCGGTGAACCATTAACATGGGAAGCATGCATTACAATGAATAATAACTGGGGATATAATGCAAAAGATACCAACTATAAACCTGCAAGCACAGTAATTAAAAAGCTAGTGGAATGTGTAAGCAAGGGTGGCAATATGCTCATTAACGTTGGTCCTGATGCAAATGGTAGAATTCCAAACCAATCAATTGCAATCTTAAGTGAAGTAGGCAATTGGATGAAACTCAACCATGATAGTATTTACAATTGCGGTATTGCTACTATTGCGAAACCTGAAAATGGTCGAATCACTCGAAATGGCAATAAAATATATTATCACATCCTTGAAAATTCGATTGGTAGTGTTCCTCTTTACGGAATAAAACGTGAAGAAGTAGCGAAAATACGTTTATTGTGTGACGGAAGTGAACTAAAACCAGTTGAAAGCTGGATTGTAAATAACTATCCTGAAATAGTCTTTGTTGATATCAGTTCTACACCATATCTACCTGACAGTATCGATACTGTAGTTGAAGTTACATTAAAATAG
- a CDS encoding phosphodiester glycosidase family protein, producing the protein MKYAAVGVERKKRHIIRNILIIVGIVLVFTIIFLFSAMAVIMKGPSKAARDLFVVTCMETSFAKIFPPMYLSNQQIDQIKQANSVIESNEVTDVATTIVQTDQPKPNQKEIEVVDVVGPTYKGKMMIVKDPSRVVVISPDEYGEDKEGEKLDKLMKKVNAVAGINGGGFVDENGVGNGGIPLGTVIRNGVFLYGDHRTSAVNIIGFDNKNILHVGNMTSAEMKERKIRDAVSFGPALIVNSNPIKTSGSSGGLNPRTAIGQRKDGSVLLLVIDGRQPHSLGANFKDLVEVMQKFEAVNAGNLDGGSSSMLYYNNELITTCASLYGPRKIPSGFGVLPK; encoded by the coding sequence TTGAAATATGCAGCAGTAGGCGTAGAGCGTAAAAAACGCCACATAATAAGAAATATTCTTATTATTGTTGGAATTGTTTTAGTTTTTACTATTATTTTTTTGTTTAGCGCAATGGCAGTTATTATGAAAGGACCGTCGAAAGCTGCCAGAGATTTATTTGTTGTTACGTGTATGGAAACAAGTTTTGCAAAAATTTTTCCACCTATGTATTTATCCAATCAACAAATTGACCAAATTAAACAAGCCAATAGCGTAATTGAATCCAATGAAGTAACGGATGTTGCTACTACTATCGTTCAAACAGATCAACCAAAACCTAATCAGAAAGAGATTGAAGTAGTAGATGTTGTTGGGCCAACATATAAAGGAAAAATGATGATTGTAAAAGATCCTTCAAGAGTAGTTGTTATTTCTCCTGATGAATATGGAGAAGATAAAGAAGGCGAAAAGCTCGATAAGTTGATGAAAAAAGTCAATGCTGTGGCTGGAATAAATGGTGGCGGCTTTGTCGATGAAAATGGCGTTGGAAATGGTGGCATACCGTTAGGAACGGTTATTCGAAACGGTGTGTTTTTGTATGGCGATCATCGTACCAGTGCTGTTAATATAATTGGGTTTGATAATAAAAACATATTACATGTAGGAAATATGACATCAGCGGAAATGAAAGAACGAAAAATTCGTGATGCTGTAAGCTTCGGTCCTGCTCTTATTGTAAATTCAAATCCAATAAAAACAAGTGGTAGCAGCGGGGGATTAAATCCTAGAACAGCTATAGGACAGCGAAAAGATGGATCAGTATTATTACTTGTAATTGATGGTCGACAACCTCATAGTCTTGGAGCGAATTTCAAAGACTTAGTTGAAGTTATGCAAAAGTTTGAAGCGGTAAATGCGGGCAATTTGGATGGAGGTTCCTCCTCCATGTTGTATTATAACAATGAGTTAATTACAACTTGTGCATCATTATACGGTCCACGAAAAATACCAAGTGGATTTGGGGTTTTACCAAAATAA
- the hydG gene encoding [FeFe] hydrogenase H-cluster radical SAM maturase HydG, translating to MYNSKSKIATEFIDHQEILATLEYAKQNKNNLPLIETILEKAATLKGLTYKEAIVLLECDSEEIMQKIFHLAETIKKKFYGNRIVLFAPLYLSNYCVNGCRYCPYHAKNKTIPRKQLTQEEIVKEVIALQDMGHKRLALETGEDPENCPLEYVLKSIKTIYSIKHKNGAIRRVNVNIAATTVENYRKLKEAGIGTYILFQETYHKETYEYLHPTGPKHNYAYHTEAMDRAMEGGIDDVGIGVLFGLNLYKYDFVGLLMHAQHLEDTNGVGPHTISVPRIRPADDVDVKDYSNAIPDEIFKKIVAILRIAVPYTGIIVSTRESEKTRADVIRYGVSQVSGGSKTSVGGYADSKEEHTEQFEVSDNRSLDDIVGWLLEQGYIPSFCTACYREGRTGDRFMRLVKTGQIANVCQANALMTLKEYAEDYASEHTAELAHKRIEEEIHNIPNPKVKEIVIENLHSLDDGKRDFRF from the coding sequence ATGTATAATAGCAAATCAAAAATAGCAACAGAATTTATTGATCACCAAGAAATTTTAGCAACATTAGAGTATGCAAAGCAAAACAAAAACAACTTACCATTAATTGAAACCATTCTTGAAAAAGCAGCTACCTTAAAAGGATTAACTTATAAAGAAGCAATTGTTTTATTAGAATGTGATTCTGAAGAAATTATGCAAAAGATTTTCCATTTAGCTGAAACAATTAAGAAAAAGTTTTATGGAAATCGTATCGTTTTATTTGCACCTTTATATTTATCAAATTATTGCGTAAATGGTTGTCGATATTGCCCATACCATGCAAAAAATAAAACGATTCCAAGAAAACAGCTAACGCAAGAAGAGATTGTAAAAGAAGTGATTGCACTTCAAGATATGGGTCATAAACGTCTAGCATTAGAAACGGGAGAAGACCCAGAAAACTGTCCTTTAGAATATGTTTTAAAAAGTATTAAAACCATTTATTCCATTAAGCATAAAAACGGTGCCATTCGAAGAGTGAATGTAAACATTGCTGCTACTACAGTTGAAAATTACAGAAAACTAAAAGAAGCCGGAATTGGCACATATATTTTGTTCCAAGAAACTTATCACAAAGAAACTTATGAATACCTACATCCAACAGGGCCAAAACATAACTATGCATATCATACCGAAGCTATGGATAGAGCTATGGAAGGCGGTATTGATGATGTTGGAATTGGCGTTTTATTTGGATTAAACCTTTACAAGTATGATTTTGTTGGCTTATTGATGCATGCGCAACATCTTGAAGATACAAATGGAGTTGGCCCTCATACGATTAGTGTTCCTCGAATTCGTCCGGCAGACGATGTAGACGTTAAAGATTATTCTAATGCCATTCCCGATGAAATTTTCAAAAAGATAGTTGCTATTTTAAGAATAGCTGTTCCATATACCGGTATTATTGTTTCTACTCGTGAATCTGAAAAAACAAGAGCTGATGTTATTCGTTATGGCGTTTCACAAGTAAGTGGCGGTTCTAAAACAAGCGTTGGCGGATATGCTGATAGTAAAGAGGAGCATACCGAGCAATTTGAAGTAAGTGATAACCGATCACTAGACGATATTGTAGGCTGGTTACTGGAACAAGGCTATATTCCAAGCTTCTGCACTGCTTGTTATCGTGAAGGCAGAACGGGTGACCGCTTTATGCGTCTTGTTAAAACAGGTCAAATTGCAAACGTGTGTCAAGCAAATGCACTAATGACTCTAAAAGAATATGCTGAGGACTATGCAAGTGAGCATACTGCCGAACTAGCACATAAACGAATTGAAGAAGAAATTCACAATATACCTAACCCAAAAGTAAAAGAAATTGTTATCGAAAACTTGCATAGTTTAGATGATGGTAAAAGAGATTTTCGATTCTAA